The following nucleotide sequence is from Pedobacter sp. PACM 27299.
GGGGTATTGAATGGTAGAGCTAAATTCACTTTGGCTGAAGCTGATGACATCATTGATACGTCTGAAGTTATTACACGATCTAAAAAACAGAAAGTAGCTGTGGAAAAGTAATAAAACCTTAGGAGACTTCGGTCTCCTTTTTTATTAACGATATACCGGACATCAGCGTTGGTATTTCTGTTCTTTAATCATGCAATTGAAATTATATGAATTTACGTAAAGCCGAAAGGCAACAAGCACGTATTAAAATAGGCTTACAGGTCTTCAGGTTCGGTAAAAACTATAGTGTTGGCTACACATTCGTCCTAGGAGTTCGATGTTGCTCTCCGTCAAAGTCGAGTTTTGCGGGGAAAAGTGAACTCACTATGTGTTTTTGTCTGGGACTGCTCTAGGCCCTCTTTTTTTCGTATTGGAATTTTGCCTATCTTGTGATTATCAAAATAGTAGATATGTTTAATAAATCCTACAAACAGGTGTCAGCAGAATGCGCCATCCTAAATGGTAAACTCCGCCGCCATAATAGCGGCAAGCTGAATAGCTCTGCTCCTGTAGTTCAGCTGCATGCGGACAGTCCAGTTAAGGAGCATTTAGTATCCTGGAACTCTTTAATGATTGCAGCAGCGATCATTGCTTTTTTTCTCTTGATCAAGGGCCTATTCACTAGGTAAGCTGATTAGCTTTATTTTAACTTAATTTTTTTTGCGGGCCTTTAAGGCCTGCTTTTTTTAACACATAGTCATGAATGATTTAAAGACGGTCCTTAATCCAACTCGAAATGATATAGATGAGATTGAAGAATGGTTAGAAGCAGAATACAAAGTAACCAGAACAGGATTCTTTACAGGTAGGGGTGTTCTTGACCAGAGTTTTAGGGAAAATACTTTGATCATCCTTAAATGGGAGAAAAAGGTGGTTTCATTTATAGCATGGAAGCATTATACCACTAACACAGCGAGAATCTCTATTGCTGAAACACACCCGGATTTCCGCAGAAAAGGTTTTCTCACGACTCTACTTGATGCACTTATTGACAATTTTCAAAAGAACGACGTTCAGGTAATCGACCTTCAATCCACTTCAGTCGAGTCAGAAACTACATGGAAACAGCTCGGTTTTAAGGAGTTTCCTGAAGATAAAAAAAATAGAAGACTTGACGAAAAGGAACTGTTTAAGGTAATAATTCCGATTAAAGAAATGTCCGCCCTGGCTGCTGAGGAGACGCTGGAATTGTGGCATATGGACACCTACGCGATATCCGGCCTCGCTCCAAATGCTGCCTGGAACCTGTCTTTTATAGATGGTACCAGAATTTTGCAGCAACCAATTGTCTATCCTGCACATTACGACTGGCATGTGTGTTGGAAAAAGAATAATACAGTAGTTCATGAAGGCAGGGTGAAAAGATTTCCAACTGATATCTCCTTCGGCCGTTTTATGATAGTTACTCAAATACCTTAAAGCGTAATAGCATAGGGGAACACAAATTCGCTTACTTATATTCGATGATTTTCTGAAACACAAAA
It contains:
- a CDS encoding GNAT family N-acetyltransferase, encoding MNDLKTVLNPTRNDIDEIEEWLEAEYKVTRTGFFTGRGVLDQSFRENTLIILKWEKKVVSFIAWKHYTTNTARISIAETHPDFRRKGFLTTLLDALIDNFQKNDVQVIDLQSTSVESETTWKQLGFKEFPEDKKNRRLDEKELFKVIIPIKEMSALAAEETLELWHMDTYAISGLAPNAAWNLSFIDGTRILQQPIVYPAHYDWHVCWKKNNTVVHEGRVKRFPTDISFGRFMIVTQIP